GGTGCCTAAGACGAATCCACAGAACATCGTGAATTTCAATTGCAAGGCGATGCAGAATTTTCATGGGCAGATGAATGTCTTAAAGACAGAGATGGAGCGATGGAAGAAATCACATGCTAATGTCGTCTTCTGTGCGGCTGATGAAGAGCGTGCGCGCCGCCTTGAGCGGGTCTTCCACGATTACGAGATTGAAGCTGATGTTATCCTTTCTCCGGATAAGGCGCTTGCGAGTGCTCGTCCGGTTATTACGATTGGTAACCTACAGGGCGGCTTCGAGATGCCGATTCAGCATCTGGTTGTGGTGACTGAGAGTGAAGTATTCACGCAAAAACAGCGTAAAGCCACGAAGACACGGAAGAATTTGAGTAATGCCGAACGCATTAAAAGTTATACGGAACTTCAGGTAGGCGATTACGTAGTACATGTTAACCACGGAATTGGGAAGTATCTTGGAGCTGAAACGCTTGAAATTAATGGCATTCATAAGGATTATCTCCATATCAAGTATGCCGGCAATGACAAGCTGTATGTGCCGATTGAGCAGATCGATCAAGTACAGAAATACGTAGGAAGCGAAGAAAAAGAGCCAAAAGTATATAAGCTTGGCGGTACGGACTGGAAGAAAGTCAAAAATAAGGTGCGCGCCTCTGTTCAGGATATTGCACAGGATCTTATTCGGCTGTATGCGGAACGTCAGCAAGCGAAGGGTTATGCCTTCAGTAAAGACGGGGAAGAGATCCGAGAGTTTGAGACGATGTTCCCATATGAGGAAACAGAAGATCAACTCCGGGCGATCCAAGAGATTAAAGAAGACATGGAACAGGGACGGCCTATGGATCGTCTGTTATGTGGTGATGTGGGATATGGAAAAACAGAAGTGGCAATCCGAGCGGCATTCAAAGCGATAATGGACAGCAAGCAGGTGGCCGTGCTCGTACCGACGACGATTCTAGCCCAACAGCATTATGAGACATTCCGTGAGAGATTTGCTGACTATCCGGTAAATATTTCTGTAATTAGCCGCTTCCGTACGCGGAAGGAGCAGACACAAACATTAAAAGGGGTAAAAGACGGCACGGTCGATGTTGTTATCGGTACGCACCGCCTGCTCTCCAAGGATGTGGTATTTAAAGACCTCGGTTTGCTAATCGTCGATGAAGAGCAACGCTTTGGCGTGACGCACAAAGAAAAGCTTAAACGCCTAAAGACAAATGTAGACGTTCTAACGTTGACAGCAACGCCAATTCCGCGTACACTGCACATGTCGATGCTTGGCGTGCGAGATTTATCGGTAATTGAGACGCCGCCGGAAAACCGCTTCCCGGTCCAGACATATGTTATGGAGTACAGCGCCGGGTTGGTGCGTGAAGCGATTGAGCGTGAGTTGGCACGGGAAGGTCAGGTATACTTCCTCTATAACCAGGTCCAAGGCATTGACCAGATGGCTGATCAGATTCGTATGCTTGTGCCGGAAGCCCGCGTAGCGGTGGCACATGGTCAGATGAATGAGACGGAGCTAGAGACGGCAATGCTGAGCTTTCTTGAAGGAGAGGCGGATGTCCTGGTTAGTACGACCATTATTGAGACGGGCGTAGATATCCCTAATGTCAACACGCTTATTGTAACGAATGCGGATCGGATGGGCTTGTCCCAGCTTTATCAGCTACGTGGACGTGTCGGCCGTTCCAATCGGATAGCGTATGCGTATTTCACATATCAGCGTGATAAAGTATTAACAGAAGTAGCTGAGAAGCGTCTGCAGGCAATTAAGGAATTCACTGAACTCGGTTCTGGATTTAAGATTGCTATGCGCGACCTGTCGATTCGTGGAGCAGGGAACTTGCTGGGAG
This genomic interval from Aneurinibacillus sp. REN35 contains the following:
- the mfd gene encoding transcription-repair coupling factor, with product MQGLVEKFKRGDEFEAVVESYARGLSEQLVSGLSNSARQIFYAALYQTMERPLVIVTHNMFQAQKVYDDMSQLVPAEELWLYPANEMVISEVSISSPETLSQRIEVLNALSIGKRGVLIIPFAGVRRSVVPVERWRAAQYTIHAGEEIELQNFLEKMIALGYERVEMVETRGEISVRGGIIDIFPVYMAHPIRIELFDTEVDSIRTFDISNQRSIENLQEIVIGPTREVFGDKEVFIQAADKLEQHMNGSLSKVKATSIKELIVEKVGWEIEQLRQGHAFTGIYKYISFLYSTQHSVIDYMKEKPLVVVDEPSRIVEASSQLEKDEAEWKTALVQEGEFLPDVELSHSLEDIIAPKRWPILYTSLFLRQVPKTNPQNIVNFNCKAMQNFHGQMNVLKTEMERWKKSHANVVFCAADEERARRLERVFHDYEIEADVILSPDKALASARPVITIGNLQGGFEMPIQHLVVVTESEVFTQKQRKATKTRKNLSNAERIKSYTELQVGDYVVHVNHGIGKYLGAETLEINGIHKDYLHIKYAGNDKLYVPIEQIDQVQKYVGSEEKEPKVYKLGGTDWKKVKNKVRASVQDIAQDLIRLYAERQQAKGYAFSKDGEEIREFETMFPYEETEDQLRAIQEIKEDMEQGRPMDRLLCGDVGYGKTEVAIRAAFKAIMDSKQVAVLVPTTILAQQHYETFRERFADYPVNISVISRFRTRKEQTQTLKGVKDGTVDVVIGTHRLLSKDVVFKDLGLLIVDEEQRFGVTHKEKLKRLKTNVDVLTLTATPIPRTLHMSMLGVRDLSVIETPPENRFPVQTYVMEYSAGLVREAIERELAREGQVYFLYNQVQGIDQMADQIRMLVPEARVAVAHGQMNETELETAMLSFLEGEADVLVSTTIIETGVDIPNVNTLIVTNADRMGLSQLYQLRGRVGRSNRIAYAYFTYQRDKVLTEVAEKRLQAIKEFTELGSGFKIAMRDLSIRGAGNLLGAEQHGFIASVGFDLYSQMLKDAIEELKGEPQKEEEVHPEINLTIDAFIPSDYIQDGKQKIEMYKKFAAVSSFEEIEDLTEELMDRFGDIPQSVQNLLLVSRLRVYARAHRIVEMIQKADMIQLVFHEDQGAKVDWGDLYEVKGPLLRRITPSRQGQQVVVGIKVKGLTHEESIELVESFLTQFDELKKKREGEEATDVAN